A region from the Candidatus Electrothrix scaldis genome encodes:
- a CDS encoding ATP-binding protein, with translation MPRRLLPIGIQSFREIRERNAYYVDKTGFAQRLIEQGKYYFLSRPRRFGKSLFVDTLDALFSGQEDLFQGLFIHDKWDWQRCHPVIRISFGDGVLASRAELDEKIREILTDNENRLGVKSPHKSISGRFHGLIHEAHLRFGEQAVVLVDEYDKPILDNLTHPQQATEIRDGLRNLYSVIKSADADIRFALLTGVSKFSKVSLFSGLNNLRDITISHEYSAICGYTEADLETVFAPETKGLDREQIRHWYNGYNWTGEGVYNPFDVLLLFQERQFRPWWFETATPTFLVDLLTKRQVWLPSLNHLETDASLLSAFDTEYISTEALLFQSGYLTIEQEELIGGNYFYRLRYPNIEVFQSLNAVLLDAWTANRSAVVQQRKSLYRLLQKNDFKQMQSLITSFFNSIPNDWYRKNPIAHYEGYYASVFYAYFASLGLDIVPEESSNKGRLDMAVRFNQQVYLFEFKVIELEPKGRALQQIKERGYADKYRGQGLPIHMIGVEFSREQRTVTGFEVETITG, from the coding sequence ATGCCACGTCGCCTTTTGCCCATCGGTATACAAAGTTTCCGGGAAATTCGTGAACGCAATGCCTACTACGTGGATAAAACTGGTTTTGCTCAGCGCCTGATTGAGCAGGGGAAATATTATTTTTTGTCCCGCCCGCGTCGCTTTGGCAAATCCCTGTTTGTGGACACCCTGGACGCCCTGTTCAGTGGGCAGGAAGATCTTTTTCAGGGACTTTTCATTCACGACAAATGGGATTGGCAGCGTTGTCACCCGGTGATTCGCATCAGCTTCGGCGACGGCGTGTTGGCAAGCCGTGCAGAGTTGGATGAAAAAATCCGTGAAATCCTTACCGACAATGAGAATCGCCTGGGCGTAAAAAGTCCGCACAAGAGTATTTCCGGGCGTTTTCATGGGCTCATTCACGAGGCTCACCTTCGCTTTGGCGAGCAGGCGGTCGTATTGGTGGATGAATATGATAAACCTATTCTGGATAACCTGACCCATCCGCAGCAGGCAACTGAAATCCGCGATGGCCTGAGAAATCTCTATTCGGTTATTAAAAGCGCTGACGCAGATATCCGCTTCGCCTTGCTTACCGGAGTGAGTAAATTCAGCAAAGTGAGCCTTTTTTCAGGATTGAACAATTTACGGGATATTACTATTTCTCACGAATACTCAGCAATTTGTGGTTATACAGAGGCCGATTTGGAGACCGTATTCGCGCCAGAAACAAAGGGGCTTGATCGGGAACAAATTCGGCATTGGTATAACGGGTATAACTGGACAGGAGAAGGGGTCTATAATCCTTTTGATGTACTCTTGTTATTCCAGGAGCGTCAATTTCGTCCTTGGTGGTTCGAAACCGCTACTCCCACTTTTCTGGTGGATTTGCTCACAAAACGGCAAGTCTGGCTGCCAAGTTTGAATCACCTGGAAACCGATGCGTCGTTGCTGTCAGCCTTTGATACGGAGTATATCAGCACCGAAGCCTTGTTGTTTCAAAGCGGGTACCTGACCATTGAGCAGGAGGAACTCATCGGTGGTAATTATTTTTATCGCTTGCGCTATCCGAATATTGAGGTTTTTCAAAGCCTCAATGCGGTTTTGCTTGACGCCTGGACAGCCAACCGGAGCGCAGTGGTACAGCAGCGTAAATCACTCTATCGGTTGCTCCAGAAGAATGATTTTAAGCAGATGCAAAGTCTTATTACCTCGTTTTTTAACAGCATACCCAACGATTGGTACCGTAAGAATCCCATCGCCCACTATGAAGGGTATTACGCCAGCGTTTTCTACGCCTATTTTGCCTCATTAGGACTGGATATTGTTCCTGAAGAAAGCAGCAATAAAGGCCGTCTGGATATGGCGGTGCGTTTCAATCAACAAGTTTATCTTTTTGAATTCAAGGTCATCGAGTTGGAACCCAAAGGCCGCGCTTTACAACAAATTAAGGAACGCGGCTATGCTGATAAATATCGTGGGCAAGGTCTGCCGATTCATATGATTGGCGTGGAATTCAGCCGTGAACAGCGTACAGTAACAGGGTTTGAAGTGGAAACCATAACTGGTTAA
- a CDS encoding ATP-binding protein — MPRRLLPIGIQSFREIRERNAYYVDKTGFAQHLIEQGKYYFLSRPRRFGKSLFVDTLDALFSGQEDLFQGLFIHDKWDWQRCHPIIRISFGDGVLASRSELDEKIHELLTDNEKRLGVKSPHKSISGRFRGLIHEAHLRFGEQAVVLVDEYDKPILDNLTHPVQATELRDGLRNLYSVIKSADADIRFALLTGVSKFSKVSLFSGLNNLNDITIDPQYSAICGYTEQDLDEVFAPELDGLDREQIRHWYNGYNWTGEGVYNPFDVLLLFQKRQFRPWWFETATPTFLVDLLTKRQVWLPSLNHLETDASLLSAFDTDHISIEALLFQSGYLTIEREEQSFGEYWYRLRYPNNEVYQSLNTQLLKSWTPSQTSPLDNKRRLGQVLQANDFDAMRHLMTAFFDSIPNDWYRKNPIARYEGYYASVFYAYFASLGLDIVPEESSNKGRLDMAVRFNQQVYLFEFKVIELEPEGGALQQIKERGYADKYRGQGQPIYMIGVEFSREQRTVTGFEVETITA; from the coding sequence ATGCCTCGTCGCCTCTTGCCCATCGGTATACAAAGTTTCCGGGAAATTCGTGAACGCAATGCCTACTACGTGGATAAAACCGGTTTTGCGCAACACCTGATTGAGCAGGGTAAATATTATTTTCTGTCCCGGCCGCGTCGCTTTGGAAAATCCCTGTTTGTGGACACCCTGGACGCTCTGTTCAGCGGGCAGGAAGATCTTTTTCAGGGACTTTTTATTCACGATAAATGGGATTGGCAACGTTGCCACCCTATAATTCGCATCAGCTTCGGCGACGGTGTGTTGGCAAGCCGCAGCGAGTTGGATGAAAAAATTCATGAACTCCTCACTGACAATGAAAAGCGTCTGGGCGTAAAAAGTCCGCATAAGAGTATTTCCGGGCGTTTTCGTGGTTTAATTCACGAGGCTCATCTCCGTTTCGGTGAACAGGCCGTTGTGTTGGTGGATGAGTACGATAAACCGATTCTGGACAACCTGACACATCCGGTGCAGGCAACTGAACTCCGTGATGGCCTGAGAAATCTCTATTCGGTTATCAAAAGCGCTGACGCAGACATCCGCTTCGCCTTGCTCACCGGAGTGAGTAAATTCAGCAAAGTGAGTCTGTTTTCCGGTCTGAATAATTTGAACGATATAACCATTGACCCGCAATACTCAGCGATCTGCGGGTATACTGAGCAAGACTTGGACGAGGTGTTTGCCCCAGAACTGGACGGTCTGGACCGGGAACAAATCAGGCACTGGTATAACGGCTATAACTGGACAGGAGAAGGGGTTTATAATCCCTTTGATGTGCTGCTGCTGTTTCAAAAGCGCCAGTTTCGTCCGTGGTGGTTTGAGACAGCCACTCCTACTTTTCTGGTGGATTTGCTCACAAAACGGCAAGTCTGGCTGCCAAGTTTGAATCACCTGGAAACCGATGCTTCGTTACTGTCAGCCTTTGATACGGACCACATCAGTATTGAGGCTTTGCTGTTTCAAAGCGGGTACTTGACCATTGAGCGGGAAGAACAAAGTTTTGGCGAATACTGGTATCGGCTGCGTTATCCAAATAACGAGGTGTATCAGAGTCTGAACACGCAACTGTTGAAATCCTGGACCCCGTCGCAGACGTCGCCGCTGGACAATAAGCGGCGATTGGGGCAAGTACTTCAGGCCAATGATTTTGACGCCATGCGCCACCTGATGACAGCTTTCTTTGACAGCATACCCAATGACTGGTACCGTAAGAACCCTATCGCCCGTTATGAAGGGTATTACGCCAGCGTTTTCTACGCCTATTTTGCCTCTTTAGGACTGGATATTGTTCCTGAAGAAAGCAGCAATAAAGGCCGGTTGGATATGGCGGTGCGTTTCAATCAACAAGTTTATCTTTTTGAATTCAAGGTCATCGAGTTGGAACCCGAAGGCGGCGCTTTACAACAAATTAAGGAACGCGGCTATGCTGATAAATATCGTGGACAAGGTCAGCCGATTTATATGATTGGCGTGGAATTCAGCCGTGAACAGCGTACAGTAACAGGATTTGAAGTGGAAACCATAACTGCTTAA
- the asnB gene encoding asparagine synthase (glutamine-hydrolyzing): MCGITGCITRHLDDKSARIAQQMTAALQHRGPDDSGIWLDKQCGVILGHSRLAILDLSPAGHQPMHSSSGRYVIVFNGEVYNHLVLRKQLEGDEKGQRVWRGHSDTETLLACFEAWGIKKSLQSFVGMFAFAVWDRHERQLILARDRMGEKPLYYGWCNGSFLFASELKALRHYPGFTNRIARDVLPLYLRYSYIPSPYSIYQDIYKLEPGCMFTLVFTDVYTAPSFVPIAPNHDNNWTLQRYWSLQDQINKRERGMFRNEQEALSSLEDSLLQSVQTQSLADVPLGAFLSGGIDSSLIVALMQSQATKPVKTFSIGFTEDGYSEAIYAKAVAEHLQTDHTELYLNPSQAMEVIPQLSALYDEPFADSSQIPTFLVAQMARQHVTVALSGDGGDELFGGYNRYSWAPNIWKKIAWLPYELRQQFCHLLIWVSQNDMLAAGQGIAGKIPVALAGEKLQKLGQRLLTVRNIDEFYLSLVSEWPTPEQVVLSVDQEPATLLTERDKWPQLDNIEERMMYLDTVTYLPDDILCKVDRAAMGVSLETRVPLLDYRVVELAWQLPLQMKIRDGQGKWALRQLLYKYVPKKVIERPKQGFAIPLGQWLREPLRAWAEQLLEPDRIKREGFFSYEIIQQKWREHISGKRNWEHSLWSVLMFQAWLETQQEDC; this comes from the coding sequence ATGTGTGGAATTACAGGCTGTATAACACGTCATCTTGATGATAAGAGTGCCCGGATAGCACAACAGATGACAGCGGCCCTTCAGCATCGTGGGCCTGATGATAGCGGCATTTGGTTAGACAAGCAATGTGGTGTTATCCTGGGGCATAGTCGCTTAGCAATACTTGACCTGTCACCAGCAGGCCATCAGCCTATGCATTCCAGTTCAGGGCGCTATGTCATAGTTTTTAATGGTGAGGTATACAATCATCTTGTTTTACGAAAACAACTTGAGGGTGATGAGAAAGGCCAGAGGGTTTGGCGGGGGCATTCAGATACTGAAACGCTGCTTGCCTGCTTTGAGGCCTGGGGAATTAAAAAAAGTCTGCAAAGTTTTGTCGGGATGTTTGCCTTTGCTGTTTGGGATAGGCACGAACGGCAACTCATCCTTGCTCGTGACAGAATGGGCGAAAAACCGCTCTATTACGGTTGGTGCAATGGGAGCTTTCTCTTTGCCTCCGAATTAAAGGCCCTGCGCCACTATCCGGGTTTTACCAACAGGATTGCAAGGGATGTACTTCCTCTTTATCTTCGTTATTCGTATATTCCCTCACCATACTCGATTTACCAGGATATATATAAGCTGGAACCTGGATGCATGTTTACTTTGGTTTTTACTGACGTATATACCGCCCCAAGCTTTGTTCCCATTGCTCCCAATCATGATAACAACTGGACCCTACAGCGGTACTGGTCTTTACAGGATCAAATAAACAAGAGAGAGCGAGGCATGTTTCGTAATGAACAAGAAGCCTTGTCCTCACTTGAAGATTCCTTGCTGCAATCAGTGCAGACACAGTCTCTTGCCGATGTCCCCTTGGGAGCTTTTCTTTCCGGTGGTATTGATTCTTCGTTGATTGTGGCCCTGATGCAGTCTCAGGCAACAAAGCCTGTAAAGACCTTTAGCATTGGTTTTACAGAAGATGGCTATAGTGAAGCGATCTATGCAAAAGCCGTTGCTGAGCATCTCCAGACAGATCATACAGAGTTATATCTCAACCCCTCACAGGCAATGGAGGTAATTCCACAACTTTCAGCCTTATACGATGAACCCTTTGCCGATTCTTCACAGATTCCGACTTTTTTGGTGGCGCAAATGGCTCGGCAACATGTTACAGTAGCCCTGTCCGGTGATGGTGGTGATGAGCTCTTTGGGGGATATAATCGGTATAGCTGGGCTCCGAATATCTGGAAAAAAATAGCTTGGCTGCCCTATGAGCTCAGGCAACAATTCTGCCATCTGCTTATTTGGGTTTCTCAAAACGACATGTTAGCGGCAGGACAAGGGATTGCGGGTAAAATACCAGTAGCCTTGGCAGGAGAAAAATTACAAAAGCTTGGCCAACGATTATTGACAGTTCGAAATATTGACGAATTCTACCTCAGTTTGGTTTCAGAATGGCCTACACCGGAGCAGGTTGTTTTATCAGTGGATCAGGAGCCAGCAACCTTACTCACAGAGCGAGATAAGTGGCCGCAGCTGGATAATATTGAAGAAAGAATGATGTATCTTGATACGGTAACGTATTTGCCGGATGATATTTTATGCAAGGTGGATAGAGCTGCAATGGGAGTGAGTCTGGAGACTCGTGTGCCCCTTCTTGATTACAGGGTGGTCGAACTGGCTTGGCAGCTTCCTCTGCAAATGAAGATCCGGGATGGGCAGGGTAAATGGGCCTTGCGGCAGCTTTTATATAAATACGTACCCAAAAAAGTTATTGAGCGTCCAAAACAAGGGTTTGCCATCCCACTGGGCCAGTGGTTGCGAGAGCCTTTGCGTGCTTGGGCAGAACAGCTCCTTGAACCGGACAGGATCAAGAGAGAAGGCTTTTTTTCTTATGAAATTATTCAGCAGAAATGGAGAGAGCATATAAGCGGAAAACGCAACTGGGAGCATTCCCTCTGGTCTGTCTTGATGTTTCAGGCCTGGCTTGAAACCCAACAAGAGGATTGTTGA